In a single window of the Caulobacter soli genome:
- a CDS encoding ankyrin repeat domain-containing protein — protein sequence MLGRVLKVCAVVFPIVVVLLVVWRVMVVIPGEARRQFAASDTISMTNWSEYWPSRDYTIDIHRDGEIVFRGGPEVLLPGEHRLMVSPVKAQALFDRFSTSRFLGMKALYKGWFKPTDKQTLCLRGGGFEHCVVSAWNPMSSNDAPAELGELMTAIHDLTPAERWIRAGPETIEVFGEEGLDPRSIGGQRLVFEVAQYFDVAAMRALIDGGFPVAAVREDPIYHLSTPVEVAAYNGKAEVMRVLVEAGAWKSAGPDVPQATLRAAAKSCQPEVVQAVFNEGVALRPGAMTVDVLRCRDGASWKADPLATAALLLKHGLPVNARAADGKTLLHVASRADVVRLLLRHGADPDARDADGVSPLLMVDQEDAAIALIEAGADVDVTHEGIEPGQSGGSIDIIASNRGWTRVQDLVNARRASGAAPKH from the coding sequence ATGCTCGGAAGAGTTCTGAAGGTTTGCGCGGTCGTCTTCCCGATCGTGGTCGTGTTGCTGGTCGTATGGCGCGTGATGGTCGTCATACCTGGCGAGGCTCGGCGTCAGTTCGCGGCCAGCGACACCATCTCCATGACCAATTGGAGCGAGTATTGGCCCTCCAGGGACTACACCATCGACATCCACCGAGATGGCGAGATCGTGTTCAGGGGCGGACCCGAGGTTCTGTTGCCTGGGGAACACAGGCTCATGGTCTCTCCCGTGAAAGCACAGGCGCTGTTCGATCGTTTCTCGACCTCACGCTTTCTGGGGATGAAGGCGCTCTACAAGGGTTGGTTCAAGCCGACCGACAAGCAGACCTTGTGTCTGCGAGGGGGCGGATTTGAGCATTGCGTCGTGTCGGCCTGGAATCCCATGTCGAGCAACGATGCGCCCGCCGAGTTGGGTGAGCTGATGACCGCGATCCACGACTTGACGCCGGCGGAGCGCTGGATTCGCGCCGGGCCGGAAACCATCGAGGTCTTTGGTGAGGAGGGACTGGATCCCCGTTCAATCGGCGGCCAGCGCCTGGTCTTCGAAGTCGCCCAGTATTTCGATGTGGCCGCCATGCGGGCGTTGATCGACGGCGGCTTTCCGGTCGCCGCCGTCCGTGAGGACCCGATCTACCATCTGAGCACCCCGGTGGAGGTCGCGGCGTATAATGGCAAGGCCGAGGTGATGCGGGTGCTTGTCGAGGCGGGGGCCTGGAAGTCGGCCGGACCGGATGTTCCACAGGCCACGCTGCGGGCTGCCGCCAAGTCCTGCCAGCCCGAGGTCGTTCAGGCTGTTTTCAACGAGGGCGTGGCGCTCCGGCCCGGGGCCATGACGGTCGATGTCCTGCGCTGCCGCGACGGTGCGTCCTGGAAAGCCGATCCACTGGCGACCGCCGCCCTGCTGCTGAAGCACGGCCTGCCTGTGAATGCTCGCGCCGCTGACGGTAAGACCCTGCTGCATGTGGCTTCCCGTGCCGATGTGGTCAGGCTGCTGTTGCGCCACGGCGCCGATCCCGATGCGCGCGACGCCGACGGCGTGTCGCCACTTCTGATGGTCGACCAGGAGGACGCGGCCATCGCGCTGATCGAGGCCGGCGCCGACGTCGATGTTACGCACGAAGGGATAGAACCCGGGCAGAGCGGCGGCTCGATCGACATTATCGCCAGCAACAGAGGCTGGACTCGGGTTCAGGATCTCGTCAACGCTCGCCGGGCTTCGGGGGCGGCCCCAAAGCATTAG
- a CDS encoding helix-turn-helix transcriptional regulator → MRHDKATRLLDLARMLAGSSEGMTLDEMAQAMDVGRRTAERMRDAVWAAFPQMEAIEDPPTKRFRIPSGLDSLFQTPTAEELAALRTAADSYAAGGAEGRAAALYALERKLLSALRGAARRKVAPDVEALVQAETIAVHPGPRPFESVEVLTAIRTAVKGLQALSFRYEGGSAPGRTRTVTPLGILFGHSNYLVATEGRDPRPRTFRLDRMQAVTALNEPAPPPEEFSLQAFADESFGIYHGQIEDVVLRIGPGRADDALRWRFHPHQTVTQEPDGSVTVAFRASGMLELSWHLFTWGDAVEIVSPPGLREMMVRELEAALARHVKPLTP, encoded by the coding sequence ATGCGACACGACAAGGCGACCCGACTGCTGGACCTGGCCCGGATGCTGGCCGGATCGTCCGAGGGCATGACGCTGGACGAGATGGCCCAGGCCATGGACGTGGGCCGGCGCACGGCCGAGCGGATGCGCGACGCGGTCTGGGCGGCCTTCCCGCAGATGGAGGCGATCGAGGATCCGCCGACCAAGCGTTTCCGCATTCCCTCTGGTCTGGACAGCCTGTTCCAGACCCCGACCGCCGAGGAGCTGGCGGCCCTGCGCACCGCCGCCGACAGCTACGCCGCCGGCGGGGCCGAGGGGCGGGCCGCGGCGCTCTACGCCCTGGAACGCAAGCTGCTGTCGGCCCTGCGCGGCGCGGCCCGCCGCAAGGTGGCGCCCGACGTCGAGGCCCTGGTCCAGGCCGAGACCATCGCCGTCCATCCCGGTCCGCGCCCGTTCGAGAGCGTGGAGGTGCTCACCGCCATCCGCACGGCCGTGAAGGGCTTGCAGGCCCTGTCGTTCCGCTACGAGGGCGGCAGCGCGCCCGGGCGGACCCGCACGGTCACGCCGCTGGGCATCCTGTTCGGCCACAGCAACTATCTGGTGGCGACGGAGGGGCGCGATCCCAGGCCCCGCACCTTCCGCCTGGACCGCATGCAGGCGGTGACGGCCTTGAACGAGCCGGCCCCGCCGCCGGAAGAGTTTTCGCTGCAAGCCTTCGCCGACGAGAGCTTCGGCATCTATCACGGCCAGATCGAGGACGTGGTCCTGCGCATCGGACCCGGCCGCGCGGACGACGCCTTGCGCTGGCGCTTTCACCCGCACCAGACCGTGACCCAGGAACCGGACGGCTCGGTCACCGTCGCCTTCCGGGCCAGCGGCATGCTGGAGCTGTCCTGGCACCTGTTCACCTGGGGCGACGCGGTGGAGATCGTTTCGCCGCCGGGGCTGCGCGAGATGATGGTGCGGGAGCTGGAGGCGGCGCTGGCTCGGCACGTGAAGCCCCTGACGCCCTAG
- a CDS encoding flagellin, giving the protein MPLNSVNTNSGAMIALQNLNSTNSELQVTQQRINTGKKIASAKDNGAIWAMSKVQSSTASSLNAVKDSLQRGQSTIDVALAAGDTVTDLLGKMKEKALAASDTSLNSASFNALVSDFNSLRDQITKAVTNAKFNGVSIADGSTTKLAFLANADGSQFTVAAKTLSLAGLKLSSTSSFSTAAAAKSMIDTVSTALGTATNKLASLGTSSTGLDTHLTFVGKLQDSLDAGVGNLVDADLAKESAKLQSLQTKQQLGVQALSIANQSTQSVLSLFR; this is encoded by the coding sequence ATGCCGCTGAATAGCGTCAACACGAACTCGGGCGCGATGATCGCCCTGCAGAACCTGAACTCCACGAATTCGGAGCTGCAGGTCACGCAACAACGCATCAATACTGGCAAGAAGATCGCCAGCGCCAAGGACAACGGCGCGATCTGGGCCATGAGCAAGGTCCAATCCTCGACCGCCAGCTCGCTGAACGCCGTCAAGGACTCGCTGCAACGCGGCCAGTCCACCATCGACGTGGCCCTGGCCGCCGGCGACACGGTCACCGACCTGCTGGGCAAGATGAAGGAAAAGGCGCTCGCCGCCTCCGACACCTCGCTGAACAGCGCCTCGTTCAACGCCCTGGTTTCGGACTTCAACAGCCTCCGCGACCAGATCACCAAGGCCGTGACCAACGCCAAGTTCAACGGCGTGTCGATCGCCGATGGCTCGACCACCAAGCTGGCCTTCCTGGCCAACGCCGACGGCAGCCAGTTCACGGTCGCCGCCAAGACCCTGTCGCTGGCCGGCCTGAAGCTCAGCTCGACCTCGTCGTTCTCGACGGCCGCCGCGGCCAAGTCGATGATCGACACCGTCAGCACCGCCCTGGGCACGGCGACCAACAAGCTGGCTTCGCTGGGCACCAGCTCGACGGGCCTGGACACCCACCTGACCTTCGTCGGCAAGCTGCAAGACAGCCTCGACGCCGGCGTGGGCAACCTGGTCGACGCCGACCTGGCCAAGGAAAGCGCCAAGCTGCAATCGCTGCAAACCAAGCAACAGCTGGGCGTGCAGGCGCTGTCGATCGCCAACCAGTCGACCCAGTCGGTCCTCAGCCTGTTCCGCTAA
- a CDS encoding flagellin, giving the protein MALNSINTNSGAMIALQNLNATNAELGTVQQRINTGKKVGSAKDNGAIWAIAKTQSSTASSLNAVKDSLQRGQSTIDVALAAGDTVTDLLGKMKEKALAASDTSLNSASFNALVSDFNSLRDQITKAVSNAKFNGVSIADGSTQKLAFLANADGSQFTVAAKTLSLAGLKLSSTSSFSTAAAAKSMIDQVSVALGTATNKLASLGTSSTGLDTHLTFVGKLQDSLDAGVGNLVDADLAKESAKLQSLQTKQQLGIQALSIANQSTSSILSLFR; this is encoded by the coding sequence ATGGCTCTGAATAGCATCAACACGAACTCGGGCGCGATGATCGCCCTGCAGAACCTGAACGCTACGAATGCGGAACTGGGCACCGTCCAACAACGCATCAACACCGGCAAAAAGGTCGGTAGCGCCAAGGACAACGGCGCGATCTGGGCTATCGCCAAGACGCAATCCTCGACCGCCAGCTCGCTGAACGCCGTGAAGGACTCGCTGCAACGCGGCCAGTCCACCATCGACGTGGCCCTGGCCGCTGGCGACACCGTCACCGACCTGCTCGGCAAGATGAAGGAAAAGGCGCTGGCCGCTTCCGACACCTCGCTGAACTCGGCCTCGTTCAACGCCCTGGTTTCGGACTTCAACAGCCTCCGCGACCAGATCACCAAGGCCGTTTCGAACGCCAAGTTCAACGGCGTCTCGATCGCCGACGGTTCGACCCAGAAGCTGGCCTTCCTGGCCAACGCCGACGGCAGCCAGTTCACGGTCGCCGCCAAGACCCTGTCGCTGGCCGGCCTGAAGCTGAGCTCGACGTCGTCGTTCTCGACCGCCGCCGCCGCCAAGTCGATGATCGACCAAGTCAGCGTCGCCCTGGGCACCGCGACCAACAAGCTGGCCTCGCTGGGCACCAGCTCGACCGGCCTGGACACCCACCTGACCTTCGTCGGCAAGCTGCAAGACAGCCTCGACGCCGGCGTGGGTAACCTGGTCGACGCCGACCTGGCCAAGGAAAGCGCCAAGCTGCAATCGCTGCAAACCAAGCAGCAGCTGGGCATTCAGGCTCTGTCGATCGCGAACCAATCGACCTCGTCGATCCTGAGCCTGTTCCGCTAA
- a CDS encoding GNAT family N-acetyltransferase, with protein MSLTLRLAVPEDLPALRDLMNASIGELLKPFLRADEVAASFDVMGLDSQLIADGTYFVVEDDGQLAGCGGWSRRATLFGGDHSAGRDAALLDPARDAARVRAMYTHPDHVRKGVGRIILEACEAAAAGEGFTRCELAGTLAGEPLYRACGYHEIQRFTAPTSSGVEVPLVRMGKALPAVTP; from the coding sequence GTGAGTTTGACCCTTCGCCTCGCCGTTCCCGAAGACCTGCCCGCCCTGCGCGACCTGATGAACGCGTCGATCGGCGAGTTGCTCAAGCCGTTCCTGAGGGCCGACGAGGTGGCGGCTTCGTTCGACGTCATGGGGCTGGACAGCCAATTGATCGCGGACGGCACCTATTTCGTGGTCGAGGACGACGGGCAGTTGGCGGGCTGCGGCGGCTGGAGCCGGCGGGCCACCCTGTTCGGCGGCGACCATTCGGCCGGACGCGACGCGGCCCTGCTGGACCCGGCGCGCGACGCGGCCAGGGTGCGGGCGATGTACACCCACCCCGATCACGTCCGCAAAGGCGTGGGGCGCATCATCCTGGAGGCTTGCGAGGCGGCGGCCGCCGGGGAGGGGTTCACGCGCTGCGAGCTGGCCGGAACCCTGGCCGGCGAGCCGCTGTACCGGGCTTGCGGCTATCACGAGATCCAGCGGTTCACCGCGCCGACCTCCAGCGGGGTCGAGGTGCCGCTGGTGCGGATGGGCAAGGCCCTGCCGGCCGTGACCCCATAG
- a CDS encoding Rieske (2Fe-2S) protein produces MSQEAATEVTAVGRVWTTPAGVKLGPLDQIADPGARNYVLQIGDKRFHGFVVRKGEAAFGYVDRCPHAGLPLAQVLDRYLTEDGQMIACSWHGALFEPETGACVGGPCVGARLSPWPVRVEDGRIVTV; encoded by the coding sequence TTGAGCCAAGAGGCCGCGACCGAGGTAACGGCCGTCGGGCGGGTCTGGACGACTCCGGCCGGTGTCAAGCTGGGCCCGCTCGACCAGATCGCCGATCCGGGGGCGCGCAACTACGTCCTGCAGATCGGCGACAAGCGCTTCCACGGCTTCGTGGTGCGCAAGGGCGAGGCGGCGTTCGGCTATGTCGACCGCTGCCCGCACGCCGGCCTGCCGCTGGCCCAGGTGCTGGACCGTTACCTGACCGAGGATGGCCAGATGATCGCCTGCTCCTGGCACGGGGCGCTGTTCGAGCCGGAGACCGGGGCCTGCGTCGGCGGGCCTTGCGTCGGGGCGCGGCTGTCGCCCTGGCCGGTGCGGGTCGAGGATGGACGGATCGTCACCGTCTGA
- a CDS encoding fumarylacetoacetate hydrolase family protein, which yields MKLASLKGGRDGRLVVVSNDLAWYTDAGTIAPTLQAALDDWERCGPMLKALAESVEHEGVPLERFHEHEAASPLPRAYQWVDGSAYVNHVQLVRQARGAEMPETFWTDPLMYQGASDGFLSPRDTIPLADSAWGCDLEGEVAVIVGDVPLGATREEALAAIQLVMLCNDVSLRNLIPAELAKGFGFVQSKPASAFSPVAVTPALLGEAWKDGKLHGKLLVTLNGEDFGKADAGVDMTFDFGTLVAHAAKTRALAAGTIVGSGTVSNRGADGGPGKSIADGGLGYSCLAELRTVETILGGAAKTPFLMGDDTVRIEMHDAKGHSIFGAIEQTVERI from the coding sequence ATGAAGCTCGCGTCTCTGAAGGGCGGCCGCGACGGCCGGCTGGTGGTGGTCTCCAACGACCTGGCTTGGTACACCGACGCCGGAACGATCGCTCCGACCCTGCAAGCCGCCCTCGACGACTGGGAGCGTTGCGGACCGATGCTCAAGGCGCTGGCCGAGAGCGTCGAGCACGAAGGCGTGCCGCTGGAGCGTTTCCACGAGCATGAGGCGGCCAGCCCGCTGCCCCGCGCCTATCAGTGGGTCGACGGTTCGGCCTATGTGAACCACGTGCAGCTGGTGCGGCAGGCGCGCGGCGCCGAGATGCCCGAAACTTTCTGGACCGATCCCTTGATGTACCAGGGCGCGTCGGACGGGTTCCTGAGCCCGCGCGACACCATTCCGCTGGCCGACTCCGCCTGGGGCTGCGACCTGGAGGGCGAGGTGGCGGTGATCGTCGGCGACGTGCCGCTGGGCGCGACCCGCGAGGAAGCCTTGGCGGCCATCCAGCTTGTCATGCTGTGCAATGACGTTTCCCTGCGCAACCTGATCCCAGCCGAGCTGGCCAAGGGCTTCGGCTTCGTCCAATCCAAGCCGGCTAGCGCCTTCTCGCCCGTGGCGGTGACGCCGGCCCTGCTGGGCGAGGCCTGGAAGGACGGCAAGCTGCACGGCAAGCTGCTGGTCACCCTGAACGGCGAGGACTTCGGCAAGGCCGACGCCGGCGTCGACATGACCTTCGATTTCGGGACCTTGGTGGCCCATGCCGCCAAGACCCGCGCCCTGGCGGCGGGCACCATCGTGGGCTCGGGCACGGTCAGCAACCGGGGCGCCGACGGCGGGCCCGGCAAGTCCATCGCCGACGGCGGTCTGGGTTATTCGTGCCTGGCCGAGCTGCGCACCGTCGAGACCATCTTGGGCGGCGCGGCCAAGACGCCGTTCCTGATGGGCGACGACACGGTCCGCATCGAGATGCACGACGCCAAGGGTCACTCGATCTTCGGCGCCATCGAACAGACGGTCGAGCGCATTTGA
- the hmgA gene encoding homogentisate 1,2-dioxygenase, which yields MTDALTYQSGFGNHFSTEAVPGALPVGQNSPQTPPYGLYAEQLSGTAFTAPRHENRRSWLYRLRPSAGHGPYAPYVQERLKSSPFDAAAPTPNRLRWDPMAVSDQPTDFVDGLVTIGGNGDVATQSGMAAHLYLANRSMIDRVFQNADGELLIVPQQGELHLVTEFGRLDVAPGEIVVIPRGVRFRVELAGPVRGYVCENYGAAFKLPDLGPIGSNGLANSRDFLAPVAAFEDLEKPTEVIQKFQGGLWAGTWDHSPLDVVAWHGNLAPYKYDLARFNTINTVSFDHPDPSIFTVLTAPSEIPGTANVDFVIFPPRWMVAEHTFRPPWFHRNVMSEFMGLVHGAYDAKAGGFSPGGASLHNMMSDHGPDVASHKGATEADLKPHKIDGTMAFMFESRWVIRPTKYALETSALQADYDACWTGFPKARLP from the coding sequence ATGACCGACGCGCTCACCTACCAGTCCGGCTTCGGCAACCACTTCAGCACCGAGGCCGTCCCCGGCGCCCTACCGGTCGGGCAGAACTCGCCGCAGACGCCGCCGTACGGCCTCTATGCCGAGCAGCTGTCGGGCACGGCCTTCACCGCGCCGCGCCACGAGAACCGACGCAGCTGGCTCTACCGTCTGCGGCCCAGCGCCGGTCACGGACCCTATGCGCCCTACGTTCAGGAGCGCCTGAAGAGCAGCCCGTTCGACGCGGCGGCGCCTACGCCCAACCGCCTGCGCTGGGACCCGATGGCGGTTTCGGACCAGCCCACCGACTTCGTCGACGGCCTGGTGACGATCGGCGGCAACGGCGACGTGGCCACCCAGTCCGGCATGGCCGCGCACCTGTATCTGGCCAACCGCTCGATGATCGACCGGGTGTTCCAGAACGCCGACGGCGAGCTGTTGATCGTGCCCCAGCAGGGCGAGCTGCACCTGGTCACCGAGTTCGGCCGCCTGGACGTCGCGCCGGGCGAGATCGTGGTGATCCCGCGCGGGGTTCGCTTCCGCGTCGAGCTGGCCGGTCCGGTGCGCGGCTATGTCTGTGAAAACTACGGCGCGGCGTTCAAGCTGCCGGATCTGGGGCCGATCGGCTCGAACGGCCTGGCCAACAGCCGCGACTTCCTGGCGCCCGTCGCCGCCTTCGAGGACCTGGAGAAGCCCACCGAGGTGATCCAGAAGTTCCAGGGCGGCCTGTGGGCCGGGACCTGGGACCACAGCCCGCTCGATGTTGTCGCCTGGCACGGCAATCTCGCGCCCTACAAATACGACCTGGCGCGGTTCAACACGATCAACACGGTCAGCTTCGACCATCCCGACCCGTCGATCTTCACCGTCCTGACCGCGCCCAGCGAGATCCCGGGCACGGCCAATGTCGACTTCGTGATCTTCCCGCCGCGCTGGATGGTGGCCGAGCACACCTTCCGCCCGCCCTGGTTCCATCGCAACGTGATGAGCGAGTTCATGGGGCTGGTGCACGGCGCCTACGACGCCAAGGCCGGCGGCTTCTCGCCCGGCGGCGCCAGTCTGCACAACATGATGAGCGACCACGGCCCAGATGTGGCCAGCCACAAGGGCGCGACCGAGGCGGATCTGAAGCCGCACAAGATCGACGGGACCATGGCCTTCATGTTCGAAAGCCGCTGGGTGATCCGCCCGACGAAATACGCTCTGGAGACTTCGGCGCTTCAGGCCGACTATGACGCGTGCTGGACGGGCTTCCCCAAAGCCCGGCTGCCCTAA